Proteins encoded in a region of the Drosophila sechellia strain sech25 chromosome 2L, ASM438219v1, whole genome shotgun sequence genome:
- the LOC6621036 gene encoding meiosis regulator and mRNA stability factor 1 isoform X2 produces the protein MGERFYRCWPFDRNGKVENIFYVMEHSDPMPYQQLSTLSPTTALYSNFNNFSEAGNAERLRLNKTGSQVHSLYVGDGQVQNASEPLSFSSHLNLHQYVRTTANSTFNSRNRYIPYYNNRSYSASTTGFPIASTPLINHAHIQDQQGAASYQTIVPYYQTASHCAQQQTTLASVAPIVESTTCSKAGITSHNIKMNMIPPNELLPCTRSTTTAVTIQRSSGEDDGDKEGHTFAKITEMSDAVTLQITNLDYSLDESHIRSFLLNQLKPITPVVSLVFEGSSYAKVTVPDLYFAKQVVSNLHRKKIGHKRMLVSYTRDSSLTEVNTLRCQVAGLLKDVPFNTLPMYKFRELFQSRFKTSISVLDLYKMQDICTINSDNNEEKFISLNPELVNTLDISPLMEGLQHSVPYCSIHFKKEQHKGWAEQEIEPLPNVFMSISEIQKLIYPLLKVHTGDIPVATLLHCIKEELNVSIMANENGVNLEHLICCVQGIQVRANNFGIKILGWLEINKEMQSGTFNVSSNACSQTASDRTNCGSYFKNSVADPLFQISREVIELLKMSPKSTMKFNRFIPAYHNHFGKQCRVADYGYTKLIELFEALSNVVQIMGDGENRQITLSHRIQIRRFTSDLLRVLRANGNNSVLLSQLPLVFTQTQNKTFDITDYGVCDLIDILDGLVSSNIVTLGAVQNGKDILISMPKRKQTNSELEKTCVFAGEMVELFQNALQYTILFQKFVRSYHYHFAYQCRLSDYGFLKLADLLEAINGLVEMKLTSDEDKKIALSPQVARRVFAEQCENLICNATGNSSHCMKLEQVLVLHKKKYGYQIQPKTLGVMDMALAVELLPYVELKKKEQAIWLICHNNDHEFRFLCYRVCKYVIERDPSASVWTNVRGEVKLTQTQQLVKTIHKSSLVRDFNSKHKEQLSESALLAMRQAIEVYNDGGIQCIRLTRFMKFIIAIVRMLEQRPSMYLYEIKNGLNCGLSTTFEFGFPNLYSVIAAHKDLFRINNGPTQERSEVSINMNCELRQSSLSKDQYVLESQKLTNSKHRAQRSFHSHFGEHNGLPISQPPLKRNATINNCSTFQAHHVDNNIFHLPANCFPPRNNLSLPNSFGSVESGSFSNSYSNKENSMKSLQLFNSSFNSSDELNASLGAGDLTNISAGTAIAVDTSNEPSELWRRRQQNFNHPNPSNYPKSENGTDCPYIMGNYSAPPIGYIYEPLKFDGQAKEKLPFWIDPIWSKGSEQLRHDILNIRLPKAKTTKTFSNILSPYTISKNENLKRQLFSFDNHDRKIA, from the exons ATGGGGGAACGTTTCTATAG ATGCTGGCCGTTTGATAGAAACGGAAAAGTCGAAAACATATTTTATGTAATGGAACATTCGGATCCCATGCCTTATCAACAGCTATCGACACTATCGCCGACCACCGCACTATACTCGAACTTTAACAACTTTTCGGAAGCAGGAAACGCAGAAAGACTACGCCTTAATAAAACTGGGTCACAGGTCCACAGCCTATATGTAGGCGATGGTCAAGTGCAAAATGCTTCTGAACCCTTATCGTTTTCCAGCCACCTTAATCTGCACCAATATGTTCGTACCACGGCAAACTCCACTTTCAACAGCCGCAACCGATATATTCCGTACTATAACAATCGTTCCTACTCTGCTTCAACAACTGGTTTCCCTATAGCCAGTACTCCCCTGATCAACCATGCGCACATCCAAGACCAACAAGGTGCAGCGTCTTATCAAACGATTGTTCCGTATTATCAGACCGCAAGCCACTGTGCGCAGCAACAGACAACATTGGCATCGGTAGCACCAATCGTGGAAAGCACCACTTGCTCAAAAGCCGGCATCACCTCTCACAACATCAAAATGAACATGATTCCTCCTAATGAATTGTTGCCTTGCACCAGGTCTACAACAACCGCGGTGACCATCCAAAGGTCATCCGGCGAAGACGATGGAGATAAGGAAGGTCATACTTTTGCTAAGATTACGGAGATGAGCGATGCTGTTACTTTGCAGATCACCAACTTGGACTACTCGCTGGACGAATCACATATACGCAGCTTTCTACTTAATCAGCTTAAGCCCATTACGCCTGTTGTGTCCCTAGTCTTCGAGGGAAGCTCCTATGCCAAAGTCACTGTTCCAGATCTTTAT TTCGCAAAGCAGGTCGTCTCCAATTTGCACCGCAAGAAAATTGGACACAAACGCATGCTGGTCAGTTATACTCGAGATTCCTCCCTTACCGAGGTCAACACACTACGTTGCCAGGTCGCCGGACTTCTAAAG GATGTCCCATTCAACACCCTCCCCATGTATAAATTCAGAGAACTGTTTCAGTCGCGCTTCAAAACCTCAATCAGTGTTTTAGATTTGTACAAAATGCAAGACATATGTACCATTAACTCGGATAACAATGAGGAAAAGTTTATCAGCTTAAATCCGGAATTAGTAAACACCCTCGATATATCCCCCTTAATGGAAGGACTCCAACATAGTGTTCCTTACTGTAGTATTCATTTTAAAAAGGAGCAGCACAAGGGATGGGCCGAGCAGGAAATCGAGCCACTACCAAACGTCTTTATGAGCATTTCGGAAATTCAGAAACTAATTTATCCACTCCTCAAGGTACATACGGGGGATATTCCGGTGGCTACCCTTCTTCACTGCATTAAAGAAGAGCTTAATGTATCTATAATGGCGAACGAAAATGGCGTTAACTTGGAGCATTTGATTTGCTGTGTTCAGGGAATTCAAGTTCGGGCTAACAATTTCGGAATTAAAATTCTCGGCTGGttagaaataaacaaagaaatgCAATCAGGAACTTTTAATGTCAGTTCTAATGCATGTAGCCAGACTGCCAGTGATCGCACGAATTGTGGAAGCTATTTCAAAAACTCAGTTGCCGATCCGCTTTTCCAAATTTCCCGCGAAGTTATAGAGCTGCTAAAGATGTCACCAAAATCAACTATGAAATTCAACCGTTTTATTCCAGCCTACCACAATCACTTTGGAAAGCAATGTCGAGTTGCAGACTATGGCTATACAAAGTTAATCGAATTGTTTGAGGCATTATCAAACGTTGTTCAAATTATGGGAGACGGCGAAAATCGTCAAATTACGCTATCCCACCGCATTCAAATACGCAGGTTTACATCAGACTTATTGCGTGTATTGCGCGCAAATGGTAACAACTCAGTTCTGCTTTCCCAGTTGCCATTAGTTTTTACACAGACccaaaataaaacttttgaCATCACTGATTATGGAGTGTGCGACCTTATAGACATTCTAGACGGCTTAGTAAGCTCCAACATCGTGACTTTAGGCGCAGTACAGAACGGAAAAGATATTCTTATATCAATGCCAAAACGCAAGCAGACAAACAGTGAATTGGAGAAAACGTGTGTGTTCGCCGGGGAAATGGTTGAGCTCTTCCAAAACGCTCTTCAGTACACTATTCTATTTCAGAAGTTTGTACGGTCCTATCATTACCACTTTGCATACCAATGTCGTCTCAGTGATTACGGCTTTCTTAAACTGGCCGATCTTCTAGAGGCAATTAATGGTTTGGTGGAAATGAAGTTGACAAGTGATGAGGACAAGAAAATAGCTCTCTCGCCACAAGTAGCTAGAAGAGTTTTCGCTGAACAATGTGAGAACCTAATTTGCAATGCCACAGGAAACTCATCGCACTGTATGAAGCTAGAACAGGTGCTGGTATTGCACAAAAAGAAATATGGCTACCAAATTCAGCCGAAAACTTTGGGGGTCATGGATATGGCTTTGGCAGTTGAGCTGTTGCCTTACGTCGagctaaagaaaaaagaacAGGCCATTTGGCTAATCTGCCACAATAACGATCATGAATTTCGTTTTCTTTGCTATAGGGTGTGTAAGTATGTTATTGAAAGGGACCCTTCTGCATCAGTTTGGACAAACGTTAGAGGTGAAGTTAAGTTAACTCAAACTCAACAATTGGTAAAAACAATTCATAAAAGCTCATTGGTTAGGGATTTCAATTCTAAGCATAAGGAGCAGCTTTCAGAGTCAGCTCTTTTAGCCATGCGACAAGCGATTGAG GTATACAATGATGGTGGCATACAGTGTATTCGTCTAACCCGTTTCATGAAGTTTATAATTGCCATTGTGCGTATGCTAGAACAGCGACCAAGCATGTATCTCTATGAGATCAAGAATGGTTTAAACTGTGGCCTTAGTACCACTTTTGAATTCGGATTCCCAAATCTATATTCAGTGATCGCAGCACACAAAGACCTATTCAGGATTAACAACGGACCAACGCAAGAAAGAAGCGAGGTTTCCATTAATATGAACTGTGAGC TTCGTCAAAGTTCTTTAAGCAAAGACCAGTACGTCCTGGAATCCCAGAAGCTAACAAATTCTAAACATAGAGCACAACGGAGCTTCCATAGTCACTTTGGCGAGCATAATGGACTTCCAATCAGTCAGCCACCCCTGAAACGAAACGCAACAATCAACAATTGTTCCACATTCCAAGCACACCATGTCGATAACAACATATTTCATCTGCCAGCGAATTGTTTTCCCCCAAGAAACAACTTATCATTGCCTAATAGTTTCGGATCAGTGGAAAGTGGAAGTTTTTCCAATAGTTACAGCAACAAGGAAAACTCTATGAAATCTCTTCAGTTATTTAACAGTTCATTTAACTCTTCTGACGAGCTAAATGCCAGTCTAGGAGCAGGAGATTTAACAAACATATCTGCAGGCACAGCTATCGCAGTTGACACTTCAAATGAACCATCCGAACTTTGGCGTAGACGTCAACAAAACTTTAATCACCCTAATCCATCTAATTATCCCAAATCGGAAAATGGAACTGACTGTCCTTACATTATGGGAAATTACAGCGCACCACCAATAGGATACATTTACGAGCCACTAAAGTTTGATGGTCAAGCCAAAGAG AAATTACCCTTTTGGATTGATCCCATTTGGAGCAAAGGATCGGAACAGCTCAGGCATGACATACTTAACATTCGACTTCCTAAGGCAAAAACAACTAAAACGTTTTCCAATATACTTTCGCCTTACACCATttcgaaaaatgaaaatttgaaGCGGCAGTTGTTTAGTTTTGATAATCACGATCGTAAAATAGCTTGA
- the LOC6621036 gene encoding meiosis regulator and mRNA stability factor 1 isoform X1 — protein MGERFYRCWPFDRNGKVENIFYVMEHSDPMPYQQLSTLSPTTALYSNFNNFSEAGNAERLRLNKTGSQVHSLYVGDGQVQNASEPLSFSSHLNLHQYVRTTANSTFNSRNRYIPYYNNRSYSASTTGFPIASTPLINHAHIQDQQGAASYQTIVPYYQTASHCAQQQTTLASVAPIVESTTCSKAGITSHNIKMNMIPPNELLPCTRSTTTAVTIQRSSGEDDGDKEGHTFAKITEMSDAVTLQITNLDYSLDESHIRSFLLNQLKPITPVVSLVFEGSSYAKVTVPDLYFAKQVVSNLHRKKIGHKRMLVSYTRDSSLTEVNTLRCQVAGLLKDVPFNTLPMYKFRELFQSRFKTSISVLDLYKMQDICTINSDNNEEKFISLNPELVNTLDISPLMEGLQHSVPYCSIHFKKEQHKGWAEQEIEPLPNVFMSISEIQKLIYPLLKVHTGDIPVATLLHCIKEELNVSIMANENGVNLEHLICCVQGIQVRANNFGIKILGWLEINKEMQSGTFNVSSNACSQTASDRTNCGSYFKNSVADPLFQISREVIELLKMSPKSTMKFNRFIPAYHNHFGKQCRVADYGYTKLIELFEALSNVVQIMGDGENRQITLSHRIQIRRFTSDLLRVLRANGNNSVLLSQLPLVFTQTQNKTFDITDYGVCDLIDILDGLVSSNIVTLGAVQNGKDILISMPKRKQTNSELEKTCVFAGEMVELFQNALQYTILFQKFVRSYHYHFAYQCRLSDYGFLKLADLLEAINGLVEMKLTSDEDKKIALSPQVARRVFAEQCENLICNATGNSSHCMKLEQVLVLHKKKYGYQIQPKTLGVMDMALAVELLPYVELKKKEQAIWLICHNNDHEFRFLCYRVCKYVIERDPSASVWTNVRGEVKLTQTQQLVKTIHKSSLVRDFNSKHKEQLSESALLAMRQAIEVYNDGGIQCIRLTRFMKFIIAIVRMLEQRPSMYLYEIKNGLNCGLSTTFEFGFPNLYSVIAAHKDLFRINNGPTQERSEVSINMNCELRQSSLSKDQYVLESQKLTNSKHRAQRSFHSHFGEHNGLPISQPPLKRNATINNCSTFQAHHVDNNIFHLPANCFPPRNNLSLPNSFGSALESGSFSNSYSNKENSMKSLQLFNSSFNSSDELNASLGAGDLTNISAGTAIAVDTSNEPSELWRRRQQNFNHPNPSNYPKSENGTDCPYIMGNYSAPKIGYIYEPLKFDGQAKEKLPFWIDPIWSKGSEQLRHDILNIRLPKAKTTKTFSNILSPYTISKNENLKRQLFSFDNHDRKIA, from the exons ATGGGGGAACGTTTCTATAG ATGCTGGCCGTTTGATAGAAACGGAAAAGTCGAAAACATATTTTATGTAATGGAACATTCGGATCCCATGCCTTATCAACAGCTATCGACACTATCGCCGACCACCGCACTATACTCGAACTTTAACAACTTTTCGGAAGCAGGAAACGCAGAAAGACTACGCCTTAATAAAACTGGGTCACAGGTCCACAGCCTATATGTAGGCGATGGTCAAGTGCAAAATGCTTCTGAACCCTTATCGTTTTCCAGCCACCTTAATCTGCACCAATATGTTCGTACCACGGCAAACTCCACTTTCAACAGCCGCAACCGATATATTCCGTACTATAACAATCGTTCCTACTCTGCTTCAACAACTGGTTTCCCTATAGCCAGTACTCCCCTGATCAACCATGCGCACATCCAAGACCAACAAGGTGCAGCGTCTTATCAAACGATTGTTCCGTATTATCAGACCGCAAGCCACTGTGCGCAGCAACAGACAACATTGGCATCGGTAGCACCAATCGTGGAAAGCACCACTTGCTCAAAAGCCGGCATCACCTCTCACAACATCAAAATGAACATGATTCCTCCTAATGAATTGTTGCCTTGCACCAGGTCTACAACAACCGCGGTGACCATCCAAAGGTCATCCGGCGAAGACGATGGAGATAAGGAAGGTCATACTTTTGCTAAGATTACGGAGATGAGCGATGCTGTTACTTTGCAGATCACCAACTTGGACTACTCGCTGGACGAATCACATATACGCAGCTTTCTACTTAATCAGCTTAAGCCCATTACGCCTGTTGTGTCCCTAGTCTTCGAGGGAAGCTCCTATGCCAAAGTCACTGTTCCAGATCTTTAT TTCGCAAAGCAGGTCGTCTCCAATTTGCACCGCAAGAAAATTGGACACAAACGCATGCTGGTCAGTTATACTCGAGATTCCTCCCTTACCGAGGTCAACACACTACGTTGCCAGGTCGCCGGACTTCTAAAG GATGTCCCATTCAACACCCTCCCCATGTATAAATTCAGAGAACTGTTTCAGTCGCGCTTCAAAACCTCAATCAGTGTTTTAGATTTGTACAAAATGCAAGACATATGTACCATTAACTCGGATAACAATGAGGAAAAGTTTATCAGCTTAAATCCGGAATTAGTAAACACCCTCGATATATCCCCCTTAATGGAAGGACTCCAACATAGTGTTCCTTACTGTAGTATTCATTTTAAAAAGGAGCAGCACAAGGGATGGGCCGAGCAGGAAATCGAGCCACTACCAAACGTCTTTATGAGCATTTCGGAAATTCAGAAACTAATTTATCCACTCCTCAAGGTACATACGGGGGATATTCCGGTGGCTACCCTTCTTCACTGCATTAAAGAAGAGCTTAATGTATCTATAATGGCGAACGAAAATGGCGTTAACTTGGAGCATTTGATTTGCTGTGTTCAGGGAATTCAAGTTCGGGCTAACAATTTCGGAATTAAAATTCTCGGCTGGttagaaataaacaaagaaatgCAATCAGGAACTTTTAATGTCAGTTCTAATGCATGTAGCCAGACTGCCAGTGATCGCACGAATTGTGGAAGCTATTTCAAAAACTCAGTTGCCGATCCGCTTTTCCAAATTTCCCGCGAAGTTATAGAGCTGCTAAAGATGTCACCAAAATCAACTATGAAATTCAACCGTTTTATTCCAGCCTACCACAATCACTTTGGAAAGCAATGTCGAGTTGCAGACTATGGCTATACAAAGTTAATCGAATTGTTTGAGGCATTATCAAACGTTGTTCAAATTATGGGAGACGGCGAAAATCGTCAAATTACGCTATCCCACCGCATTCAAATACGCAGGTTTACATCAGACTTATTGCGTGTATTGCGCGCAAATGGTAACAACTCAGTTCTGCTTTCCCAGTTGCCATTAGTTTTTACACAGACccaaaataaaacttttgaCATCACTGATTATGGAGTGTGCGACCTTATAGACATTCTAGACGGCTTAGTAAGCTCCAACATCGTGACTTTAGGCGCAGTACAGAACGGAAAAGATATTCTTATATCAATGCCAAAACGCAAGCAGACAAACAGTGAATTGGAGAAAACGTGTGTGTTCGCCGGGGAAATGGTTGAGCTCTTCCAAAACGCTCTTCAGTACACTATTCTATTTCAGAAGTTTGTACGGTCCTATCATTACCACTTTGCATACCAATGTCGTCTCAGTGATTACGGCTTTCTTAAACTGGCCGATCTTCTAGAGGCAATTAATGGTTTGGTGGAAATGAAGTTGACAAGTGATGAGGACAAGAAAATAGCTCTCTCGCCACAAGTAGCTAGAAGAGTTTTCGCTGAACAATGTGAGAACCTAATTTGCAATGCCACAGGAAACTCATCGCACTGTATGAAGCTAGAACAGGTGCTGGTATTGCACAAAAAGAAATATGGCTAC CAAATTCAGCCGAAAACTTTGGGGGTCATGGATATGGCTTTGGCAGTTGAGCTGTTGCCTTACGTCGagctaaagaaaaaagaacAGGCCATTTGGCTAATCTGCCACAATAACGATCATGAATTTCGTTTTCTTTGCTATAGGGTGTGTAAGTATGTTATTGAAAGGGACCCTTCTGCATCAGTTTGGACAAACGTTAGAGGTGAAGTTAAGTTAACTCAAACTCAACAATTGGTAAAAACAATTCATAAAAGCTCATTGGTTAGGGATTTCAATTCTAAGCATAAGGAGCAGCTTTCAGAGTCAGCTCTTTTAGCCATGCGACAAGCGATTGAG GTATACAATGATGGTGGCATACAGTGTATTCGTCTAACCCGTTTCATGAAGTTTATAATTGCCATTGTGCGTATGCTAGAACAGCGACCAAGCATGTATCTCTATGAGATCAAGAATGGTTTAAACTGTGGCCTTAGTACCACTTTTGAATTCGGATTCCCAAATCTATATTCAGTGATCGCAGCACACAAAGACCTATTCAGGATTAACAACGGACCAACGCAAGAAAGAAGCGAGGTTTCCATTAATATGAACTGTGAGC TTCGTCAAAGTTCTTTAAGCAAAGACCAGTACGTCCTGGAATCCCAGAAGCTAACAAATTCTAAACATAGAGCACAACGGAGCTTCCATAGTCACTTTGGCGAGCATAATGGACTTCCAATCAGTCAGCCACCCCTGAAACGAAACGCAACAATCAACAATTGTTCCACATTCCAAGCACACCATGTCGATAACAACATATTTCATCTGCCAGCGAATTGTTTTCCCCCAAGAAACAACTTATCATTGCCTAATAGTTTCGGATCAGCTCTGGAAAGTGGAAGTTTTTCCAATAGTTACAGCAACAAGGAAAACTCTATGAAATCTCTTCAGTTATTTAACAGTTCATTTAACTCTTCTGACGAGCTAAATGCCAGTCTAGGAGCAGGAGATTTAACAAACATATCTGCAGGCACAGCTATCGCAGTTGACACTTCAAATGAACCATCCGAACTTTGGCGTAGACGTCAACAAAACTTTAATCACCCTAATCCATCTAATTATCCCAAATCGGAAAATGGAACTGACTGTCCTTACATTATGGGAAATTACAGCGCACCAAAAATAGGATACATTTACGAGCCACTAAAGTTTGATGGTCAAGCCAAAGAG AAATTACCCTTTTGGATTGATCCCATTTGGAGCAAAGGATCGGAACAGCTCAGGCATGACATACTTAACATTCGACTTCCTAAGGCAAAAACAACTAAAACGTTTTCCAATATACTTTCGCCTTACACCATttcgaaaaatgaaaatttgaaGCGGCAGTTGTTTAGTTTTGATAATCACGATCGTAAAATAGCTTGA
- the LOC6621036 gene encoding uncharacterized protein LOC6621036 isoform X4 — protein MGERFYRCWPFDRNGKVENIFYVMEHSDPMPYQQLSTLSPTTALYSNFNNFSEAGNAERLRLNKTGSQVHSLYVGDGQVQNASEPLSFSSHLNLHQYVRTTANSTFNSRNRYIPYYNNRSYSASTTGFPIASTPLINHAHIQDQQGAASYQTIVPYYQTASHCAQQQTTLASVAPIVESTTCSKAGITSHNIKMNMIPPNELLPCTRSTTTAVTIQRSSGEDDGDKEGHTFAKITEMSDAVTLQITNLDYSLDESHIRSFLLNQLKPITPVVSLVFEGSSYAKVTVPDLYFAKQVVSNLHRKKIGHKRMLVSYTRDSSLTEVNTLRCQVAGLLKVYNDGGIQCIRLTRFMKFIIAIVRMLEQRPSMYLYEIKNGLNCGLSTTFEFGFPNLYSVIAAHKDLFRINNGPTQERSEVSINMNCELRQSSLSKDQYVLESQKLTNSKHRAQRSFHSHFGEHNGLPISQPPLKRNATINNCSTFQAHHVDNNIFHLPANCFPPRNNLSLPNSFGSVESGSFSNSYSNKENSMKSLQLFNSSFNSSDELNASLGAGDLTNISAGTAIAVDTSNEPSELWRRRQQNFNHPNPSNYPKSENGTDCPYIMGNYSAPPIGYIYEPLKFDGQAKEKLPFWIDPIWSKGSEQLRHDILNIRLPKAKTTKTFSNILSPYTISKNENLKRQLFSFDNHDRKIA, from the exons ATGGGGGAACGTTTCTATAG ATGCTGGCCGTTTGATAGAAACGGAAAAGTCGAAAACATATTTTATGTAATGGAACATTCGGATCCCATGCCTTATCAACAGCTATCGACACTATCGCCGACCACCGCACTATACTCGAACTTTAACAACTTTTCGGAAGCAGGAAACGCAGAAAGACTACGCCTTAATAAAACTGGGTCACAGGTCCACAGCCTATATGTAGGCGATGGTCAAGTGCAAAATGCTTCTGAACCCTTATCGTTTTCCAGCCACCTTAATCTGCACCAATATGTTCGTACCACGGCAAACTCCACTTTCAACAGCCGCAACCGATATATTCCGTACTATAACAATCGTTCCTACTCTGCTTCAACAACTGGTTTCCCTATAGCCAGTACTCCCCTGATCAACCATGCGCACATCCAAGACCAACAAGGTGCAGCGTCTTATCAAACGATTGTTCCGTATTATCAGACCGCAAGCCACTGTGCGCAGCAACAGACAACATTGGCATCGGTAGCACCAATCGTGGAAAGCACCACTTGCTCAAAAGCCGGCATCACCTCTCACAACATCAAAATGAACATGATTCCTCCTAATGAATTGTTGCCTTGCACCAGGTCTACAACAACCGCGGTGACCATCCAAAGGTCATCCGGCGAAGACGATGGAGATAAGGAAGGTCATACTTTTGCTAAGATTACGGAGATGAGCGATGCTGTTACTTTGCAGATCACCAACTTGGACTACTCGCTGGACGAATCACATATACGCAGCTTTCTACTTAATCAGCTTAAGCCCATTACGCCTGTTGTGTCCCTAGTCTTCGAGGGAAGCTCCTATGCCAAAGTCACTGTTCCAGATCTTTAT TTCGCAAAGCAGGTCGTCTCCAATTTGCACCGCAAGAAAATTGGACACAAACGCATGCTGGTCAGTTATACTCGAGATTCCTCCCTTACCGAGGTCAACACACTACGTTGCCAGGTCGCCGGACTTCTAAAG GTATACAATGATGGTGGCATACAGTGTATTCGTCTAACCCGTTTCATGAAGTTTATAATTGCCATTGTGCGTATGCTAGAACAGCGACCAAGCATGTATCTCTATGAGATCAAGAATGGTTTAAACTGTGGCCTTAGTACCACTTTTGAATTCGGATTCCCAAATCTATATTCAGTGATCGCAGCACACAAAGACCTATTCAGGATTAACAACGGACCAACGCAAGAAAGAAGCGAGGTTTCCATTAATATGAACTGTGAGC TTCGTCAAAGTTCTTTAAGCAAAGACCAGTACGTCCTGGAATCCCAGAAGCTAACAAATTCTAAACATAGAGCACAACGGAGCTTCCATAGTCACTTTGGCGAGCATAATGGACTTCCAATCAGTCAGCCACCCCTGAAACGAAACGCAACAATCAACAATTGTTCCACATTCCAAGCACACCATGTCGATAACAACATATTTCATCTGCCAGCGAATTGTTTTCCCCCAAGAAACAACTTATCATTGCCTAATAGTTTCGGATCAGTGGAAAGTGGAAGTTTTTCCAATAGTTACAGCAACAAGGAAAACTCTATGAAATCTCTTCAGTTATTTAACAGTTCATTTAACTCTTCTGACGAGCTAAATGCCAGTCTAGGAGCAGGAGATTTAACAAACATATCTGCAGGCACAGCTATCGCAGTTGACACTTCAAATGAACCATCCGAACTTTGGCGTAGACGTCAACAAAACTTTAATCACCCTAATCCATCTAATTATCCCAAATCGGAAAATGGAACTGACTGTCCTTACATTATGGGAAATTACAGCGCACCACCAATAGGATACATTTACGAGCCACTAAAGTTTGATGGTCAAGCCAAAGAG AAATTACCCTTTTGGATTGATCCCATTTGGAGCAAAGGATCGGAACAGCTCAGGCATGACATACTTAACATTCGACTTCCTAAGGCAAAAACAACTAAAACGTTTTCCAATATACTTTCGCCTTACACCATttcgaaaaatgaaaatttgaaGCGGCAGTTGTTTAGTTTTGATAATCACGATCGTAAAATAGCTTGA